Proteins from a genomic interval of Ramlibacter algicola:
- a CDS encoding serine endopeptidase has protein sequence MGKGMRLSERWFRRGLWLVALVFAGFLVGLGNALVGDLPKVERTQVLDDFLDRPRAEQLRAQVRTSQRAQQDAQSALEQSRLQLQVARNDVGAARETFGHWLATRRATQQAAQDPELVERTRQLDALRQAERQAQGAVERQEQLQLDARQASTRAQRELAQLEEEARKAWAAEQRRVELRVFLYRLALTLPPLAVAGWLFRRHRNGTWWPFAWGFILFALFTFFVELVPYLPSYGGYVRYAVGIAVTVFAGRQAIRAYERYRDRMREAESRPEEERREEVPYDTALARMAKGACPGCERAVDLQAPGQDFCPHCGIGLFDRCGHCATRKNAFARYCVACGTAARGEPVPPAIAAPA, from the coding sequence ATGGGCAAGGGAATGCGACTGTCGGAGCGCTGGTTCCGGCGCGGGCTGTGGCTGGTGGCCCTGGTGTTCGCCGGCTTCCTGGTCGGGCTGGGCAATGCGCTCGTGGGCGACCTGCCGAAGGTGGAGCGCACGCAGGTGCTGGACGACTTCCTCGACCGCCCGCGGGCGGAGCAGCTGCGGGCCCAGGTGCGCACCTCGCAGCGTGCGCAGCAGGACGCGCAGTCCGCGCTCGAGCAATCGCGGCTGCAGCTGCAGGTCGCGCGCAACGACGTGGGCGCCGCGCGCGAGACCTTCGGCCACTGGCTGGCCACGCGCCGCGCGACCCAGCAGGCCGCTCAGGATCCGGAACTGGTCGAGCGCACGCGGCAACTCGACGCGCTGCGGCAGGCCGAGCGGCAGGCGCAAGGGGCGGTCGAGCGCCAGGAGCAACTGCAGCTCGATGCGCGGCAGGCGTCGACGCGGGCGCAGCGCGAGTTGGCACAACTGGAAGAGGAGGCGCGCAAGGCGTGGGCCGCCGAGCAGCGCCGGGTCGAACTGCGAGTGTTCCTCTACCGCCTCGCGCTGACGCTGCCGCCGCTGGCGGTCGCCGGGTGGCTGTTCCGGCGCCACCGCAACGGGACCTGGTGGCCGTTCGCGTGGGGCTTCATCCTCTTCGCGCTGTTCACGTTCTTCGTCGAACTGGTGCCCTACCTTCCCAGCTACGGCGGCTACGTGCGCTACGCCGTCGGCATCGCCGTCACCGTGTTCGCCGGGCGGCAGGCGATCCGCGCCTACGAGCGGTACCGCGACCGCATGCGCGAGGCCGAATCGCGGCCGGAGGAGGAACGGCGCGAGGAGGTGCCGTACGACACGGCACTGGCGCGGATGGCCAAGGGCGCGTGCCCGGGTTGCGAGCGCGCAGTCGACCTCCAGGCGCCGGGGCAGGACTTCTGCCCGCACTGCGGCATCGGGCTGTTCGACCGCTGCGGGCACTGCGCGACGCGCAAGAACGCATTCGCGCGCTACTGCGTGGCGTGCGGCACCGCCGCACGCGGCGAGCCCGTGCCGCCGGCGATCGCCGCGCCGGCTTGA
- a CDS encoding DUF2145 domain-containing protein has protein sequence MKTLRSLLVAVAIAATVVPAAYAGRSCEERPLGVEQIRLGLDMAMRVRQELEAAYARDGTEVVVLARAGQDLSRYGLRYSHLGLAYRDAAAGEGVWRVAHKLNACGTAEAAVYRQGLGEFFLDDLWRQQAAWSVLDAALQKRLLPVLRSDEALARLHTRAYSIVSYPWATRYQQSNQWAIETMALAQDFPVATRMQAQAWLQLRGYEPTVLQLGPLTRLGGRISAANVAFDDHPNEKRFSDRIETVTADSVFAWLERSRLGARPVTVGLD, from the coding sequence GTGAAGACGCTGCGAAGCCTCCTCGTGGCCGTCGCCATCGCGGCGACGGTGGTGCCTGCGGCGTACGCCGGCCGCTCGTGCGAAGAGCGCCCGCTCGGCGTCGAGCAGATCCGCCTGGGCCTCGACATGGCGATGCGCGTGCGGCAGGAACTGGAAGCGGCCTACGCGCGCGACGGCACCGAAGTCGTGGTGCTCGCGCGTGCCGGCCAGGACCTGTCCAGGTACGGCCTGCGCTATTCGCACCTGGGCCTGGCCTACCGCGACGCCGCGGCCGGCGAGGGCGTGTGGCGCGTCGCGCACAAGCTCAATGCCTGCGGCACCGCCGAAGCAGCGGTCTACCGCCAGGGGCTGGGCGAGTTCTTCCTCGACGACCTGTGGCGCCAGCAAGCCGCGTGGAGCGTGCTGGACGCGGCGCTGCAGAAGCGCCTGCTGCCGGTGCTGCGCAGCGACGAGGCGCTCGCGCGGCTGCACACCCGCGCGTACAGCATCGTGAGCTACCCATGGGCGACGCGCTACCAGCAGTCGAACCAGTGGGCGATCGAGACGATGGCGCTGGCGCAGGACTTCCCGGTCGCGACGCGCATGCAGGCGCAGGCGTGGCTGCAGCTGCGCGGCTACGAGCCGACGGTCCTGCAGCTCGGCCCGCTCACGCGGCTGGGCGGCCGGATCTCGGCCGCGAACGTCGCGTTCGACGACCACCCGAACGAGAAGCGGTTCTCGGACCGCATCGAGACGGTGACGGCGGATTCGGTGTTCGCGTGGCTGGAACGCTCGCGGCTGGGTGCGCGGCCGGTGACCGTGGGACTCGACTGA